From Mya arenaria isolate MELC-2E11 chromosome 12, ASM2691426v1, the proteins below share one genomic window:
- the LOC128210619 gene encoding CUB and zona pellucida-like domain-containing protein 1, giving the protein MPKILFYLKASLSSTCGPTTTTTIPTTTTGFSVNDAIAVGCSDIGWNIRVDISRLRQTLPGIRTSDIYLGENSCIGLEENGALYFRQGLRECLTSETIINDAMVYTNELVYAQHDPVYSFVIRQFNWTVAVECDVMNNESATGEYHHAIAKPSIAPVSGAGHHSVNLTFYQDANFLSPLPGNPIHLPTGTDVYVKVFTLSSDWTVKMHVHTCYTRPINVLSDDQNYFLIQNGCEMDANTHILSQTAHETRFVFKDFVYTSDGAGIKVKCDVTFCDSHDVSRQCTQTCN; this is encoded by the exons ATGccgaaaattttattttacttgaaGG CATCATTATCATCCACATGTGGCCCAACAACTACGACAACGATCCCTACCACAACCACAG GGTTTAGTGTCAACGACGCTATCGCAGTGGGATGTAGCGATATTGGGTGGAATATTCGCGTGGACATAAGTCGCCTTCGCCAAACCCTTCCAGGAATACGGACCTCCGATATTTACTTAGGAGAAAACAGCTGCATCGGTTTGGAGGAAAATGGCGCCCTCTACTTCCGCCAAGGATTAAGAGAGTGCCTTACTTCAGAAACG ATTATTAATGATGCAATGGTATACACAAATGAGTTGGTATACGCACAGCACGACCCGGTCTACAGTTTTGTCATTCGTCAGTTCAATTGGACAGTTGCAGTAGAATGTGACGTGATGAACAACGAATCAGCCACGG GTGAGTACCATCATGCCATCGCAAAACCAAGCATTGCGCCAGTATCGGGGGCCGGGCATCATTCTGTCAACCTTACGTTCTACCAAGACGCTAACTTCCTTTCTCCCTTGCCCGGAAATCCCATCCACCTGCCTACGGGGACTGACGTTTACGTCAAAGTGTTTACGCTGTCCAGTGATTGGACGGTAAAGATGCATGTGCACACGTGTTATACGCGGCCTATTAACGTGTTGTCAGACGATCAGAACTACTTCCTCATACAAAATGG ATGCGAGATGGATGCCAACACACACATCCTGTCACAAACTGCACATGAAACCCGCTTTGTCTTCAAAGATTTCGTCTACACCAGTGACGGTGCTGGAATAAAAGTGAAGTGTGACGTCACATTCTGTGACTCCCACGACGTTTCGCGTCAGTGTACACAGACGTGTAATTAA